In Candidatus Obscuribacterales bacterium, the genomic window GAACGCCATGCTGTTGGATATTCCGCCATCACGGGTGTCTCTTTTGCAACAGCTTCGTGATCACTACCGGCTGTTTTTGTTATCCAATACCAACGAAATTCATAAGGCAGAATGCGATCGCATCTTTGCTCATGCGTTCGGATCTGAGCTTACCTTATCCGGGCTGTTCGATTATGCTTATTATTCCCATGAGGTAGGCGATCGCAAGCCCCATGCCAGTATCTTTCAGCGGGTGTTGCAGGATCACGATCTCGATCCGGCTGCGACGTTGTTTATTGAAGATACTCAGCAGCATATTGATGGAGCGATCGGGGTAGGCTTGCAAACTGTTCATCTTACAGGTGGGCAAACCATTCACGATTTAGAATTATTGCCAAAGTAAGATATGCTCGACAATGTGGTGCGATCGCAAGGCTCACATATGCTAGGGTAAGAATTCAAGCTTGTTATGAAGAGGCGATCGGGTTGAGGGGGCGATCGCTTCTTCCTGTCCCTAGTGCTAGCTCTCCAATGCCCCGAGCGTGCTGACCAACAGTGCTTTCTGAGCGTGGAGACGATTTTCGGCCTCATCCCAAATGCGAGACTGGGAGCCCTCCATCACGTCTTCTGTAATTTCTTCGCCTCGGTGGGCTGGCAAGCAGTGAAGTACGATCGCTTCTGGGTCGGCTAAGCCCAATAAGCTAGCGTTAATTTGGTAAGGCTGGAAGATAGGAATGCGGCTTTCGGCGAGGTCTTC contains:
- a CDS encoding HAD family phosphatase, whose product is MIRSLIFDLGGVIINLRYQATIDAFSRLCGFDVSSLYTQHQQDPLFDRYEMGQISSAEFRDGMRSLLGITCADDEIDQAWNAMLLDIPPSRVSLLQQLRDHYRLFLLSNTNEIHKAECDRIFAHAFGSELTLSGLFDYAYYSHEVGDRKPHASIFQRVLQDHDLDPAATLFIEDTQQHIDGAIGVGLQTVHLTGGQTIHDLELLPK